Proteins from a single region of Leptospira brenneri:
- the rlmN gene encoding 23S rRNA (adenine(2503)-C(2))-methyltransferase RlmN, with amino-acid sequence MKEEIPVLKGKTKKELEELCVSLGLEKYRAAQIYTGIYKSRYTNLDQFTTLSKEVREKLKQHTLYPEIEIGRDLASKEDGTRKFTFYVGENKEIEAVWIPSGDGGRKTICISSQIGCTLNCKFCATGLLEYKGNLHTWQILDQILQVERLVGDRATNIVFMGMGEPMHNYFSVMKAAHILRDQDGFGLGALRITISTAGVTTGINRFIENKEPFNFAISLNHPNPNARSSVMDVNDKHPLEKLIDSAKRFTKELDRAITFEYVMIPDVNMGRDNAERLAKIARSVNKCKINVIPLNTDFTGWRRPTDDEVKEFVMHLKAKTTAPILNRRSPGRDINGACGMLALKGIRSETR; translated from the coding sequence ATGAAAGAGGAAATACCGGTTCTCAAAGGGAAAACCAAAAAAGAACTAGAAGAATTATGTGTTTCCTTGGGTCTGGAAAAATACCGAGCGGCACAAATTTATACCGGAATCTATAAGAGTCGTTATACGAACTTAGACCAGTTCACCACACTTTCCAAAGAAGTCCGCGAAAAATTAAAACAACATACTTTATACCCTGAAATCGAAATCGGTAGGGACCTAGCTTCCAAAGAAGACGGAACTAGAAAGTTTACTTTCTATGTGGGAGAAAATAAGGAAATCGAAGCCGTTTGGATTCCTTCTGGAGACGGCGGTCGTAAAACCATTTGTATCTCCTCTCAAATTGGATGTACCCTCAACTGTAAGTTTTGTGCGACTGGACTTTTGGAATACAAAGGGAACCTTCACACTTGGCAAATCCTCGACCAAATTTTGCAGGTGGAGCGCCTCGTAGGCGACCGGGCTACTAATATTGTGTTTATGGGAATGGGGGAGCCGATGCACAATTATTTTTCCGTGATGAAGGCTGCTCATATCCTCCGAGACCAAGATGGGTTTGGGCTTGGTGCTCTTCGGATTACCATTTCGACGGCCGGTGTGACAACCGGGATCAATCGTTTTATCGAAAACAAAGAACCATTTAACTTTGCTATTTCTCTAAATCATCCCAACCCCAATGCCCGATCTTCTGTGATGGATGTGAACGACAAACATCCGTTAGAGAAACTGATCGACTCCGCGAAACGATTTACTAAGGAACTGGATCGCGCCATAACTTTTGAATATGTAATGATCCCTGATGTCAATATGGGTCGTGACAATGCAGAACGGCTCGCAAAAATCGCCCGCTCAGTGAACAAATGCAAAATCAATGTGATCCCGCTCAATACAGATTTTACGGGTTGGCGAAGACCCACTGATGACGAAGTAAAAGAATTTGTCATGCATCTCAAAGCAAAAACAACAGCTCCCATTCTCAATCGCAGAAGTCCCGGTCGGGACATCAATGGCGCTTGTGGAATGTTAGCACTAAAAGGAATTCGAAGTGAAACACGGTAA
- a CDS encoding Cys-rich protein produces MKHGKWILALALTFAFANCQDIVEKKCQAACEVFVSCTEEELKLTLAPDVKRTGRIQCMDGCTTHNSDILQCYDQEPNSCKGFGQCLRQIGTLE; encoded by the coding sequence GTGAAACACGGTAAATGGATCTTAGCTCTTGCGTTGACATTCGCATTTGCAAACTGCCAAGATATAGTGGAAAAAAAATGCCAAGCAGCATGTGAGGTATTTGTTTCCTGTACTGAGGAAGAATTAAAACTTACCTTAGCTCCAGATGTCAAACGTACTGGTCGAATCCAGTGTATGGACGGATGTACCACTCATAATAGCGACATCTTACAGTGTTATGACCAAGAACCCAATTCCTGCAAAGGATTTGGACAATGCTTAAGACAAATTGGTACTTTGGAATGA
- a CDS encoding sterol desaturase family protein, whose translation MNSDAFMEYAFIVMVALIGIEIFVSYIKGKQYYRLNVLIADVSTGVIFALIGVVILLGALYVYDKIETNFSLSALGFHFFPLESPFRFSPSFSVNWPALGAWTFAVVFADFIYYWFHRHCHEINLFWATHVTHHSTQEMNLSVAFRGNGLQRIFEYIYFFSMALLGIPWEMFLLAHRILKVYQFVVHTRFVGKLGFLEHFMVTPSNHRVHHGIQKKYIDRNHGGIFIIWDRMFKSFEWETEEPIYGLTKPVNSFNPITVNLHVFKDMFLQVLECKSLGDVFKTIFGPPGWKPNYLITPADEAPEPTKVVKYDPKPPMGVMVYVALQAAVLMGVGLVIWKVAKINLEQDMTTLGILSVVIVFSLFSIDRTMEMKRWSRRTEVVRNVLFIIAFVSALLYSNIPNIEIFAIPLTSLSFVSLAWIILKRKTFFDLSNISNTWY comes from the coding sequence ATGAATAGCGACGCCTTTATGGAATATGCCTTTATCGTCATGGTCGCACTGATAGGAATCGAGATCTTTGTTTCCTATATCAAGGGAAAACAATACTACCGATTGAACGTTCTCATTGCTGATGTGAGTACTGGTGTCATTTTTGCGCTCATTGGAGTGGTGATTCTACTCGGAGCTTTGTATGTTTATGACAAAATAGAAACAAACTTTTCGCTTTCAGCACTTGGTTTCCATTTCTTTCCATTAGAAAGTCCATTTCGATTTTCACCAAGTTTTTCTGTGAACTGGCCTGCCCTCGGAGCTTGGACCTTTGCTGTTGTCTTTGCAGATTTTATCTATTACTGGTTCCACAGACATTGCCATGAAATCAACTTGTTTTGGGCAACACATGTCACTCACCACTCCACACAAGAAATGAACTTATCAGTAGCATTTCGCGGGAATGGGTTACAAAGAATATTTGAATATATTTACTTTTTCTCAATGGCTCTACTCGGAATTCCTTGGGAAATGTTTTTACTAGCCCACCGAATTCTCAAAGTTTACCAATTCGTAGTGCACACTCGTTTTGTTGGGAAGTTAGGATTTTTAGAACATTTTATGGTGACTCCTTCGAACCATAGAGTCCACCATGGAATCCAAAAAAAATACATCGACCGTAACCACGGTGGAATCTTTATCATTTGGGATAGAATGTTTAAATCCTTTGAATGGGAGACCGAAGAACCTATCTATGGACTTACAAAACCCGTAAACTCATTCAACCCAATTACCGTCAACTTACATGTGTTTAAAGATATGTTCTTACAAGTTTTGGAATGTAAATCCCTTGGTGACGTTTTTAAAACCATCTTTGGACCTCCCGGTTGGAAACCTAATTACCTCATCACTCCAGCGGACGAAGCCCCAGAACCTACTAAGGTAGTGAAATACGATCCCAAACCACCCATGGGAGTTATGGTTTATGTGGCACTACAAGCGGCGGTTCTTATGGGAGTGGGTCTTGTGATTTGGAAGGTAGCAAAAATCAATTTAGAACAAGATATGACAACACTTGGGATTTTATCTGTTGTGATCGTTTTTAGTTTATTCTCCATTGATCGAACTATGGAAATGAAACGATGGTCAAGAAGGACTGAAGTGGTAAGGAATGTGCTATTTATCATTGCCTTTGTTTCTGCTCTTCTTTATTCCAATATACCTAATATTGAAATCTTTGCCATCCCACTCACCAGTCTCTCGTTTGTATCCTTGGCTTGGATCATTCTCAAACGAAAGACTTTCTTTGATCTCAGTAATATATCTAATACTTGGTATTAG
- a CDS encoding LTA synthase family protein, with protein MKKLFSRLPFYIRFHLLLAGLGIVFLTIYRVAFLTMYSYRIQDKSVWIILKAFVKGARFDISVLCVLLGFSLLYSSLHFLNRNRVYRTVWRTLPVVFIILLLFLLIADLIYYENGNKHLGYEAFAYLGFEMLPLVGSAFSQNPLLFLVGLLAILGIGFGIYKIQSKFPYSHLNLHYKWAALQFLVVLALLVLGIRGGIQTSPLRTSDAIITKETIINDLVLNPGFTVITDLKMTKVDDRHFMKLSEASALVREEVAYPGANFVSEEYPLLRKTTVSTSKPLPHIVVIVLEGWTGKFIDIIGTGKVEGKVVTPYFNQLIRQGMFFKNFFASGGRTTNGLMALMGGIPDRPGLTAVRTPQILNRFSGLGNIAKTIGYETLFVTGTDLSFNNKGSIMYHWGFDTLLGKNELEKNPEYKTGPWSYLDEASLDAMHQKLLLVKSEKPIVSVIHTGTTHYPYKVPDEKYRLFGKETEDSEYLNVLHYADFALNEYMEKAKKAPYFKDTIFFFVSDHSHHRFLNYYEDRNVPLLIYAPGKIKPELREDITSQLDLIPTILGFMEREVYFSVMGRDLRKVKGSSAYFAYGNIFGWIEDDFLYYQSVSGGQGETKTIKPPFVDIGLCYQDINLCKKHGDKTKAYLNLGDELLKSNKLFPSESALKEISNTKY; from the coding sequence ATGAAAAAACTATTTTCTAGATTGCCGTTTTACATTCGGTTTCACTTACTCCTTGCTGGACTTGGGATTGTCTTTCTGACGATTTATAGAGTCGCTTTTTTGACAATGTATTCTTACAGAATTCAAGACAAATCTGTTTGGATCATTTTAAAGGCATTCGTAAAAGGTGCCAGATTTGATATTTCCGTATTATGTGTGTTACTTGGTTTTAGTTTGCTCTATTCCAGTTTACATTTCCTAAACAGAAATCGAGTTTACCGAACGGTTTGGCGAACACTGCCCGTTGTCTTCATCATCCTTTTGCTTTTCCTACTCATTGCAGATCTAATCTATTATGAAAATGGAAACAAACACTTAGGTTATGAAGCCTTCGCTTACCTTGGATTTGAAATGTTACCACTTGTGGGTTCTGCTTTTTCTCAGAATCCTCTTTTGTTTTTGGTAGGGCTTCTTGCTATTTTGGGGATTGGTTTTGGAATTTATAAAATCCAATCCAAGTTTCCTTATTCGCATTTGAATTTACATTACAAATGGGCCGCCCTTCAATTCCTAGTGGTACTTGCCCTTCTGGTTCTGGGAATTCGTGGGGGAATCCAAACAAGTCCTCTTCGAACCAGTGATGCCATCATTACAAAAGAAACCATCATCAATGATTTGGTGCTCAACCCAGGTTTTACTGTGATTACCGATCTGAAGATGACAAAGGTGGATGACCGCCACTTTATGAAGTTAAGCGAGGCGAGCGCACTTGTAAGAGAAGAGGTGGCTTATCCAGGAGCAAACTTTGTCAGTGAGGAATACCCTCTCCTTCGTAAAACAACGGTATCTACTTCTAAACCTTTGCCTCATATCGTAGTCATTGTTCTTGAAGGTTGGACAGGTAAGTTCATTGATATCATTGGTACGGGAAAAGTAGAAGGGAAAGTGGTCACACCTTACTTCAACCAACTGATTCGCCAAGGGATGTTTTTTAAAAACTTCTTTGCGAGTGGGGGAAGGACTACCAATGGGCTTATGGCTCTCATGGGTGGAATTCCTGACAGGCCAGGTTTAACTGCTGTTCGCACACCACAAATTTTAAACCGGTTTTCTGGGTTAGGGAATATTGCCAAAACGATTGGGTATGAAACTTTATTTGTAACAGGAACCGATCTTAGTTTTAATAATAAAGGAAGTATCATGTACCACTGGGGATTTGATACACTTCTGGGTAAAAATGAGTTAGAAAAAAATCCCGAATACAAAACGGGTCCTTGGAGTTATTTAGATGAAGCCTCGCTCGATGCTATGCACCAGAAACTTCTTCTTGTAAAATCAGAAAAACCCATTGTATCGGTCATTCATACCGGAACCACTCATTACCCATACAAAGTGCCTGATGAAAAGTATCGTTTGTTTGGAAAAGAAACAGAAGATAGCGAATACTTAAATGTCCTCCATTATGCGGATTTTGCATTGAATGAATATATGGAAAAAGCCAAAAAAGCTCCTTATTTTAAGGATACAATTTTCTTTTTTGTTTCCGACCATAGCCACCATCGGTTCCTGAATTATTACGAGGATAGAAATGTTCCGCTTCTCATTTACGCTCCCGGAAAAATCAAACCAGAGCTCAGAGAGGATATTACTTCACAATTGGATTTGATTCCAACTATCCTTGGGTTTATGGAACGAGAAGTTTACTTTAGTGTGATGGGGCGAGACTTACGAAAAGTAAAAGGTTCGTCTGCCTATTTTGCTTACGGAAATATCTTTGGGTGGATCGAAGATGACTTTTTATACTATCAATCGGTATCTGGTGGACAGGGAGAAACTAAAACCATAAAACCACCGTTTGTTGACATTGGTCTCTGCTATCAGGATATCAACCTATGTAAAAAACATGGGGATAAAACCAAGGCCTATCTAAACCTGGGAGACGAACTCCTGAAGTCGAACAAATTGTTCCCTTCGGAGTCCGCTTTGAAAGAAATATCTAATACCAAGTATTAG